The Etheostoma cragini isolate CJK2018 chromosome 5, CSU_Ecrag_1.0, whole genome shotgun sequence genome contains a region encoding:
- the dgcr8 gene encoding microprocessor complex subunit DGCR8 — translation MEIDDVLPPLPLEPPDDFGQDEGRAPPPPPLQTSSDAEVMDVSSGGDGYTYTPGDGEASPQQALSKGSITFYSHLSDEANAIPPCPRTARHAPPVTGFLPDLKLLRDVKISVSFTESSNSKDRKVLYTGEGQEGGSDDGLDGVNGELHDSTNEQEVAEGSSRAGIRAGRRSEEAEVDAENKVEFAVLDELDDFYENFLDDDDVEHGGFKSDVIVQQEQADEEAVAFAYEEEFDNDVDALLEEGMPVPKKMRPAEDKFGGDSDHQSDGEGGVHPMMTKIKTVLKSRGRPPTEPLPDGWIMTFHNSGIPVYLHRETRVVTWSRPYFLGTGSIRKHDPPTSSIPCLHYKKMKDVEEKELNGEVALNDVEPPVKLSDEVNGEQSAGPSDAPAEEQDDVPPSSMTDGDPDVEATTNNSLQVKTLGDFAHGALGQVKAKVEVCKDESIELEEFRLYLEKCFDFEQVTVKKFRTWAERRQFNRDMKRKQAESERPILPANQKLITLSVQDAPTKKEFVINPNGKSEVCILHEYMQRVLKVRPVYNFFECENPSEPFGASVVIDGVTYGTGTASSKKLAKNKAARATLEILIPDFVKQTSEEKPVEGDELEYFNHINIEDSRVYELTNKAGLLSPYQILHECLKRNHGMGDTSIKFEVIPGKNQKSEYVMTCGKHTVRGWCKNKRVGKQLASQKILQMLHPHVKNWGSLLRMYGRDSNKMVKKESSDKSVIELQQFAKKNKPNLHILNKLQEEMRKLATQREETRKKPKMTIMESAQPGSEPLCTVDV, via the exons ATGGAAATAGATGATGTGCTACCCCCTCTCCCCTTGGAGCCACCTGATGATTTTGGCCAAGATGAGGGCAGGGCACCTCCACCACCTCCCCTGCAAACGTCCAGTGACGCAGAGGTAATGGACGTTAGCTCTGGTGGTGATGGATACACATACACCCCAGGGGACGGGGAAGCCAGCCCACAGCAGGCCCTCAGCAAGGGCTCCATAACTTTCTATAGCCACCTCTCAGATGAGGCCAATGCTATCCCACCATGTCCTAGAACAGCCCGCCATGCTCCCCCAGTCACCGGGTTCCTACCAGACCTAAAGCTCCTTAGAGACGTTAAGATCAGCGTAAGCTTCACTGAAAGCAGCAATAGCAAAGACAGGAAGGTGTTGTACACAGGTGAAGGGCAGGAAGGAGGAAGTGATGACGGTTTAGACGGCGTAAATGGTGAGTTGCACGACTCGACTAATGAGCAGGAAGTAGCCGAGGGTAGCTCTAGAGCAGGAATCCGAGCAGGCAGAAGATCAGAGGAGGCTGAGGTAGACGCGGAAAACAAGGTAGAGTTCGCCGTCCTGGATGAGTTGGATGACTTCTACGAGAACTTCCTGGATGACGACGACGTGGAACATGGTGGCTTTAAGTCCGATGTCATAGTTCAGCAGGAGCAAGCTGATGAGGAGGCCGTAGCTTTCGCCTATGAG GAGGAGTTTGACAATGATGTCGATGCTCTGCTGGAGGAGGGCATGCCAGTCCCAAAAAAGATGCGTCCGGCAGAGGACAAATTTGGCGGGGACAGTGATCATCAGTCAGATGGTGAAGGAGGTGTTCATCCCATGATGACCAAAATTAAGACTGTCCTGAAGA GTCGTGGCCGTCCACCTACTGAGCCTCTACCTGATGGATGGATCATGACATTCCATAACTCGGGCATTCCAGTCTACCTGCACAGAGAGACCAGGGTGGTTACCTGGTCCAGACCCTACTTCCTTGGGACGGGCAGTATAAGG AAACATGACCCTCCTACCAGCAGCATTCCTTGCCTACACTACAAGAAAATGAAGGATGTTGAGGAGAAGGAGCTGAATGGGGAGGTGGCTCTTAATGACGTGGAGCCTCCTGTTAAGCTTTCCGATGAGGTGAATGGTGAACAGAGTGCAGGCCCGTCAGATGCTCCAGCTGAGGAGCAGGACGATGTTCCTCCCTCCAGTATGACAGACGGCGACCCAGATGTAGAGGCTACCACTAATAACAGCCTGCAGGTTAAAACGCTTGGTGACTTTGCCCACGGAGCCTTAGGACAAGTTAAGGCCAAGGTGGAGGTGTGCAAGGACGAGTCCATAg AACTTGAAGAGTTTCGTCTGTACCTGGAAAAATGCTTTGACTTTGAACAAGTCACAGTAAAAAAGTTTCGTACGTGGGCTGAGCGGAGGCAGTTCAACAGAGACATGAAGAGGAAGCAGGCGGAGTCGGAGAGACCGATCCTGCCCGCCAACCAGAAACTCATCACACTGTCGGTCCAAGATGCACCAACTAAGAAAG AATTTGTCATCAACCCTAATGGGAAATCTGAAGTTTGCATCTTACATGAATATATGCAGCGTGTCCTAAAAGTTCGACCTGTTTACAACTTTTTTGAATGTG AGAATCCAAGTGAACCCTTTGGAGCATCAGTCGTTATAGATGGAGTAACGTACGGCACAGGAACCGCAAGCAGTAAAAAACTTGCTAAGAATAAAGCTG CTCGAGCCACACTGGAAATCCTCATCCCCGACTTTGTGAAGCAGACCTCTGAGGAGAAGCCTGTTGAGGGTGATGAACTGGAg TATTTCAATCATATCAATATAGAAGACTCAAGAGTGTATGAGCTGACCAACAAAGCAGGACTACTTTCGCCATATCAGATTCTTCATGAGTGCCTTAAAAG AAACCATGGAATGGGAGATACTAGCATTAAATTTGAGGTGATCCCTGGGAAAAACCAGAAGAGTGAATATGTGATGACGTGTGGGAAGCACACCGTGCGTGGCTGGT GCAAGAACAAGAGGGTTGGCAAACAACTAGCATCTCAGAAGATCTTACAGATGCTTCATCCCCACGTCAAGAACTGGGGTTCACTGCTGCGCATGTACGGCAGAGACAGCAATAAGATGGTCAAGAAG GAGAGCTCTGACAAGAGTGTGATTGAGCTCCAGCAGTTTGCCAAAAAGAACAAGCCAAACCTTCATATTTTGAACAAACTGCAAGAGGAAATGAGGAAACTAGCCACACAGAGG